In a single window of the Rhineura floridana isolate rRhiFlo1 chromosome 3, rRhiFlo1.hap2, whole genome shotgun sequence genome:
- the LOC133381453 gene encoding uncharacterized protein LOC133381453 isoform X1: MMSARPTKSYPLSGGGEAVAIAPDQDPVSLEDVAVQFTEEEWALLTPDQRALHSEVMEEISGTLFCLEDDKWKAKRKGELCGKERQERGRSENREEQRRKPEAEEKSRSKSSTSQGSGYHKTSIEEKRAMPLSASHKGRYWRTEELLLMLSSLKNARKAERLMGSTPLLTAPIFRAAARQLGDAGYLRTAAQVRSRFKRLKADFFTAMEKFQGPPPTQERPPYFKQLYSLWKEGGRPSWQDRRPAVHPPPEQLSSGEEVEETHHNSPFIVVDNHPHAEQEETSSGECPPDSQIHSKKQPGMYTDMWTQTERAAESTQTTVIEDIMGRMQVIESQFFTQAQHLEIRVKALEDVVKQMQNILIAGIDKRLKAIEDSFYRAQAVARQAPVHR; encoded by the exons ATGATGTCGGCAAGACCTACTAAATCATATCCCCTTTCTGGTGGAGGAGAAGCTGTTGCTATCGCCCCAGATCAG gatccagtgtctttggaggatgtggctgtgcagttcacggaagaggagtgggctttgctgactcctgaccagagagctctgcatagcgaagtcatggaggagatttCTGGGACTCTGTTCTGTCTTG AAGATGACAAGTGGAAAGCCAAGAGGAAAGGAGAACTTTGtgggaaagagagacaggaaagAGGCAGATCTGAAAACAGGGAAGagcagagaaggaaacctgaagcagaagagaaaagcaGAAGTAAATCTTCCACTTCTCAGGGCAGTGGCTACCATAAAACTTCCATCGAAGAAAAAAGAG CAATGCCTCTCAGTGCCAGCCACAAGGGGAGATATTGGCGCACAGAGGAGCTCCTCCTAATGCTTTCTTCCCTTAAGAATGCGAGGAAAGCAGAGCGTTTgatggggagcaccccccttctGACAGCTCCAATTTTTCGTGCGGCAGCACGTCAGCTTGGTGACGCGGGATATTTGCGCACTGCCGCACAGGTGCGCTCCAGATTCAAGAGACTGAAAGCGGACTTCTTCACAGCTATGGAGAAATTCCAAGGTCCGCCCCCCACGCAGGAAAGACCACCTTATTTTAAGCAGCTGTACAGTCTGTGGAAGGAAGGGGGGCGTCCTTCATGGCAGGATCGCCGGCCAGCGG TGCATCCACCACCTGAACAATTGTCCTCGGGAGAGGAGGTGGAAGAAACACACCATAACTCACCATTTATTGTGGTTGACAACCACCCACATGCTGAACAGGAAGAGACTTCTTCCG GAGAATGCCCACCAGACAGCCAGATCCATTCAAAGAAGCAACCAGGGATGTATACTGACATGTGGACACAAACCGAGAGGGCAGCAGAATCAACACAGACCACAGTTATTGAGGATATCATGGGCAGAATGCAAGTTATAGAAAGCCAATTCTTCACTCAAG cacagcacttggagatccgagtaAAGGCCCTCGAGGACGTCGTGAAACAGATGCAGAACATTTTGATTGCTGGAATCGACAAGCGGTTGAAAGCGATAGAGGACTCGTTTTACAGGGCACAAGCAGTGGCAAGGCAGGCTCCTGTGCACCGTTAA
- the LOC133381453 gene encoding zinc finger protein 2-like isoform X2, with amino-acid sequence MMSARPTKSYPLSGGGEAVAIAPDQDPVSLEDVAVQFTEEEWALLTPDQRALHSEVMEEISGTLFCLEDDKWKAKRKGELCGKERQERGRSENREEQRRKPEAEEKSRSKSSTSQGSGYHKTSIEEKRAMEKFQGPPPTQERPPYFKQLYSLWKEGGRPSWQDRRPAVHPPPEQLSSGEEVEETHHNSPFIVVDNHPHAEQEETSSGECPPDSQIHSKKQPGMYTDMWTQTERAAESTQTTVIEDIMGRMQVIESQFFTQAQHLEIRVKALEDVVKQMQNILIAGIDKRLKAIEDSFYRAQAVARQAPVHR; translated from the exons ATGATGTCGGCAAGACCTACTAAATCATATCCCCTTTCTGGTGGAGGAGAAGCTGTTGCTATCGCCCCAGATCAG gatccagtgtctttggaggatgtggctgtgcagttcacggaagaggagtgggctttgctgactcctgaccagagagctctgcatagcgaagtcatggaggagatttCTGGGACTCTGTTCTGTCTTG AAGATGACAAGTGGAAAGCCAAGAGGAAAGGAGAACTTTGtgggaaagagagacaggaaagAGGCAGATCTGAAAACAGGGAAGagcagagaaggaaacctgaagcagaagagaaaagcaGAAGTAAATCTTCCACTTCTCAGGGCAGTGGCTACCATAAAACTTCCATCGAAGAAAAAAGAG CTATGGAGAAATTCCAAGGTCCGCCCCCCACGCAGGAAAGACCACCTTATTTTAAGCAGCTGTACAGTCTGTGGAAGGAAGGGGGGCGTCCTTCATGGCAGGATCGCCGGCCAGCGG TGCATCCACCACCTGAACAATTGTCCTCGGGAGAGGAGGTGGAAGAAACACACCATAACTCACCATTTATTGTGGTTGACAACCACCCACATGCTGAACAGGAAGAGACTTCTTCCG GAGAATGCCCACCAGACAGCCAGATCCATTCAAAGAAGCAACCAGGGATGTATACTGACATGTGGACACAAACCGAGAGGGCAGCAGAATCAACACAGACCACAGTTATTGAGGATATCATGGGCAGAATGCAAGTTATAGAAAGCCAATTCTTCACTCAAG cacagcacttggagatccgagtaAAGGCCCTCGAGGACGTCGTGAAACAGATGCAGAACATTTTGATTGCTGGAATCGACAAGCGGTTGAAAGCGATAGAGGACTCGTTTTACAGGGCACAAGCAGTGGCAAGGCAGGCTCCTGTGCACCGTTAA